In one window of Chitinophagales bacterium DNA:
- a CDS encoding type II toxin-antitoxin system RelE/ParE family toxin, whose product MAFKIIVKPIVFLDIDEAVNFYAQQSVPLVERFYGTVISKIEHIQNNPLSYGFVHAAVRSARVPHFPFRIFFLVSGEQIIILGIAHFKRSNRFIRKRLS is encoded by the coding sequence ATGGCTTTTAAGATCATCGTTAAGCCAATTGTTTTTCTTGATATAGATGAAGCGGTTAATTTCTACGCGCAACAGTCCGTCCCACTCGTTGAAAGATTTTACGGTACTGTTATCTCAAAGATTGAGCATATTCAAAATAACCCTCTAAGCTATGGTTTTGTACATGCAGCTGTAAGAAGTGCACGAGTGCCACATTTTCCTTTCAGAATCTTTTTTCTTGTTTCAGGCGAACAGATTATTATCTTAGGCATTGCCCATTTTAAAAGAAGTAATCGGTTTATTAGAAAACGCCTGTCCTAA
- a CDS encoding amino acid permease yields the protein MSQLQRTLSFKATYAIVVGSVIGSGVFMKPAVMAGQLGSAWLLILVWIVAGLITLFGALSNAEAAAMFPETGGQYIFFQKMYGEGFAFVYGWSAFAVFNTAGNASIAYVCAQYTEYFVQLPRFSQAIEQSLHIPIPLIGAIYPLENIGVKSLTIFLVVLFTAINYFSVHYGSGLQRILTALKVLAIVLVVLGILFSGKGDWTNLQSTTVTELNWLTAFMAAMAGAFWAYDGWNNITFIAGEVREPQRHIPKSLLLGLLTCISIYVLINLAFVYVLPLSAMTQSSFVASDAGKIALGTIGGGLIALLVILSTLGTTNANILSTARVTFALGKASDRLNWVGKVQPRYQTPGNALWLNAGWSILLIFSGSFDMLTDMLIFVSWFFYGMSAWGIIRLRRTMPDAARPYRVWAYPWPTILFVVFTAVFLVATLYTDIRLYQEGKSHLINAAFGMLIAGLGIPLYFISRKQR from the coding sequence ATGTCCCAACTCCAACGCACATTGTCTTTCAAAGCTACTTATGCCATTGTAGTGGGCAGCGTGATCGGTTCCGGTGTATTCATGAAACCTGCGGTGATGGCCGGACAGCTAGGCTCAGCATGGTTGTTGATATTGGTTTGGATAGTCGCTGGCTTGATTACTTTATTCGGCGCGTTGAGTAATGCAGAAGCTGCTGCCATGTTTCCGGAAACGGGCGGACAATACATATTCTTTCAAAAAATGTATGGTGAAGGATTTGCTTTTGTGTATGGATGGTCGGCTTTTGCGGTGTTCAATACAGCAGGCAATGCTTCTATCGCCTATGTCTGCGCACAGTACACGGAATATTTTGTGCAGCTGCCTAGATTCAGTCAAGCAATAGAGCAGTCATTGCATATCCCTATTCCGTTGATTGGTGCTATCTACCCATTGGAAAATATTGGCGTAAAATCGCTCACCATTTTTCTGGTTGTATTGTTTACTGCTATCAATTATTTCAGTGTGCATTATGGTAGTGGTTTACAAAGAATCCTTACGGCACTCAAGGTATTGGCCATTGTGTTGGTGGTGTTGGGTATTCTGTTTTCTGGGAAAGGTGATTGGACGAATCTGCAGTCTACCACTGTTACAGAACTCAATTGGTTAACGGCTTTCATGGCCGCAATGGCCGGAGCATTCTGGGCTTATGATGGTTGGAATAATATCACGTTTATTGCTGGAGAAGTGCGTGAGCCGCAACGACACATTCCTAAAAGTCTTTTGTTAGGGTTACTTACTTGTATCAGCATTTATGTATTAATCAATCTGGCATTTGTCTATGTGCTGCCGCTGAGTGCTATGACACAGTCTTCATTTGTTGCTTCAGATGCTGGCAAGATTGCGTTGGGTACCATTGGCGGTGGCTTGATTGCTTTGCTGGTGATTCTTTCTACGCTGGGCACTACTAATGCCAATATTCTATCTACCGCACGCGTCACATTTGCTTTGGGTAAGGCAAGTGATCGATTGAATTGGGTGGGTAAAGTGCAACCGCGCTATCAAACACCGGGCAATGCATTGTGGTTAAATGCGGGTTGGTCTATCTTACTCATATTCAGTGGCTCTTTCGATATGCTTACCGATATGCTCATTTTTGTGAGCTGGTTTTTCTATGGCATGAGTGCTTGGGGTATCATCCGCTTGCGCAGAACCATGCCGGATGCTGCAAGGCCCTATCGTGTATGGGCTTATCCATGGCCAACCATCCTCTTTGTGGTGTTTACAGCGGTGTTCTTAGTGGCTACTTTGTACACGGATATTCGTTTGTATCAGGAAGGCAAGAGTCACCTCATCAATGCAGCATTCGGTATGCTCATTGCCGGTCTGGGTATTCCCTTGTATTTTATCAGTCGCAAGCAGCGCTAA
- a CDS encoding phosphotransferase, giving the protein MEAVINGIDQLFQSYAQKKADRIEKLPQSGSDRVYFRIYAGKETFIATWNLNVKENNTFIKFSNHFNALGLPVPQVFCMNEEHTIYIQQDLGQESLLDKLEQLGKNDASYALFQQSLKELAHLQIKGHEGLNYDWCLTAKEFGKQAILSDLLYFKYYFLDTLRMPYDKQALLDDFDVLSTYLTRTEYKYFMFRDFQSRNIIVKDGSVSFIDFQGGMRGALQYDVASLLWQAKAELSEEWKDNLLNYYMDQIDGLLEHPVDRTLFVSQYNGYVLIRLLQVLGAYGFRGLFERKAHFLSSIPLALRNLKFFLDHKRVGIVTPEFDRMLRIVVSDEIIERFTPPQATADTPLQVVINSFSYRKGIPADESENGGGFVFDMRGILNPGRFDEYKTLCGKDKTVMDFLEQRTRMNEFLNSVWDLIDITIEDYLNRGFSNLQINFGCTGGQHRSVYAAEQTARHLKNKYKLKVQLTHTNQDNWMKG; this is encoded by the coding sequence ATGGAAGCGGTGATCAACGGTATTGATCAGTTATTTCAGTCCTACGCACAAAAAAAAGCAGATCGTATTGAGAAGCTGCCACAAAGCGGTAGTGATAGGGTGTATTTCCGCATTTATGCAGGCAAAGAAACTTTTATCGCCACTTGGAATCTTAATGTAAAAGAGAATAATACATTCATCAAGTTCAGCAATCATTTCAATGCATTGGGTTTGCCTGTACCGCAGGTATTCTGCATGAATGAAGAACATACAATCTATATCCAGCAGGATCTTGGTCAGGAAAGTCTGCTCGATAAATTAGAGCAGCTGGGTAAGAATGATGCGAGCTATGCACTGTTTCAGCAAAGTTTGAAAGAACTCGCACACTTGCAAATCAAAGGGCATGAAGGTTTGAATTATGATTGGTGTTTGACGGCGAAGGAATTTGGTAAGCAGGCCATCCTAAGCGATTTGTTGTATTTCAAATACTATTTCCTCGATACACTCCGCATGCCTTACGATAAGCAGGCATTGCTGGATGATTTTGATGTATTGAGTACCTACCTCACCAGAACTGAATACAAATATTTCATGTTCCGCGATTTTCAAAGTAGGAACATTATTGTAAAGGATGGTAGCGTAAGCTTCATCGATTTCCAAGGGGGTATGCGTGGTGCTTTGCAATATGATGTTGCTTCCTTGCTTTGGCAAGCCAAAGCTGAGCTGAGTGAAGAATGGAAAGACAATCTCCTCAACTATTACATGGATCAGATTGATGGGTTGCTGGAGCACCCTGTTGATAGAACCCTTTTTGTTAGTCAGTACAATGGCTATGTCCTCATTCGTTTGTTACAAGTCCTGGGTGCATATGGTTTCCGTGGTTTATTTGAGCGTAAAGCACATTTCTTATCCAGCATTCCATTGGCCTTGCGTAACCTGAAATTTTTCCTCGATCATAAGCGGGTAGGAATTGTTACGCCCGAGTTTGATCGCATGTTACGCATCGTGGTGTCTGATGAGATCATCGAAAGATTTACGCCACCGCAAGCCACTGCAGATACACCTTTACAAGTAGTGATTAACAGCTTTAGCTATCGCAAAGGCATTCCTGCTGATGAAAGTGAAAATGGCGGAGGCTTTGTATTTGATATGCGCGGCATCCTTAATCCGGGCAGATTTGATGAGTATAAAACACTTTGTGGTAAGGACAAGACGGTGATGGATTTTCTGGAGCAGCGTACGCGTATGAATGAGTTTTTGAATTCTGTGTGGGATTTGATTGATATTACGATAGAAGATTACCTGAATCGTGGTTTCAGCAATCTGCAAATCAATTTTGGTTGCACAGGCGGACAGCACCGTAGTGTGTATGCGGCTGAGCAAACGGCCCGACATCTAAAGAATAAGTATAAATTAAAAGTGCAGCTGACGCATACGAATCAAGATAATTGGATGAAGGGGTAA
- a CDS encoding nucleotidyltransferase family protein — protein sequence MKAFVLAAGLGTRLKPWTDHHPKALAVVNGKSLLQRNIEYLQQAGIRDVVVNVHHFAQQIINAIHENQGWGSDVQISDESDAVLETGGGLVKAQPFFAGETDFVVMNADILTDLDLNKMIQHHQQSGALATLATTQRESSRFFLFDVAERLSGWTNTKTGEEKIMRERSPLHPAAFSGVHVINAQLFQHIHRTGKFSMVDVYLDICAEQIIKGFDHTGGLLFDVGKPESLEKAASIFQ from the coding sequence ATGAAAGCTTTCGTACTTGCTGCCGGACTCGGAACCAGACTCAAACCCTGGACAGATCATCACCCCAAAGCATTGGCGGTGGTGAATGGTAAGTCACTACTGCAAAGAAATATAGAATACCTGCAGCAAGCGGGTATTCGTGATGTGGTGGTGAATGTGCATCATTTTGCCCAGCAGATCATTAATGCGATTCATGAAAACCAAGGCTGGGGGTCCGATGTGCAAATTTCTGATGAGTCAGACGCAGTATTAGAAACGGGTGGTGGCTTAGTAAAAGCGCAGCCTTTTTTTGCAGGCGAAACAGATTTTGTGGTGATGAATGCAGATATCCTCACTGATCTGGATTTAAATAAAATGATTCAACACCACCAGCAGAGTGGTGCTTTGGCTACGCTGGCAACTACACAAAGAGAGAGCTCTCGCTTTTTTTTATTTGATGTAGCTGAACGCTTGTCGGGCTGGACCAATACCAAAACCGGCGAAGAAAAAATTATGCGCGAACGATCGCCCTTGCATCCTGCTGCTTTCAGTGGCGTGCATGTGATCAATGCGCAATTGTTTCAACATATCCATAGAACAGGTAAGTTTTCTATGGTGGATGTATATCTGGATATTTGTGCAGAGCAAATCATCAAAGGCTTTGACCATACCGGCGGATTATTGTTCGATGTGGGTAAACCGGAAAGTCTGGAGAAAGCTGCATCCATTTTTCAATAA
- a CDS encoding Gfo/Idh/MocA family oxidoreductase, whose amino-acid sequence MESSPRFALIGCGHIAARHLQQINRVGLLVAVCDIDADKAKKLVGDTVPLFTSLNTLLQAELAIDIFVIATPNGYHARQAIACLQAGHHVLIEKPMAISSADAASILSTATSVGKQIWVVKQNRFNQPVQQVKQWLQEGKLGEILQFQLSAIWCRDAAYYAQNAWRGSADLDGGVLYTQFSHFIDILLWLLGDMQVLGGYRSNVQHQGLIAFEDQGLVQLQAQSGAIGSMQYSVNAVQRNAEGSLAIYGSKGMVKIGGQYLNTIDWAVIDGEEVDYTNTNAPNHQYGFYEGSMSHHDQVYDAVLAAWQGKPLSILSNVDAVKTVALIEQIMQQIPLQ is encoded by the coding sequence ATGGAATCTTCACCACGCTTTGCACTCATTGGTTGCGGTCATATCGCCGCAAGGCACTTACAACAAATCAATCGTGTAGGACTGTTGGTGGCAGTATGTGATATTGATGCTGATAAGGCAAAGAAATTGGTTGGTGATACGGTGCCTTTGTTTACCTCATTGAATACACTCCTGCAAGCAGAACTAGCTATAGATATTTTTGTCATCGCCACACCGAATGGATATCACGCCAGGCAAGCTATTGCATGTTTACAAGCCGGTCATCATGTACTCATCGAAAAGCCGATGGCCATTAGCAGTGCTGATGCGGCAAGTATATTGTCAACTGCAACAAGCGTTGGTAAGCAGATTTGGGTAGTGAAGCAAAATCGGTTTAATCAGCCAGTGCAACAAGTAAAGCAATGGTTGCAAGAAGGGAAATTGGGTGAAATCCTGCAGTTCCAGTTAAGTGCTATCTGGTGCAGGGATGCGGCTTATTATGCGCAGAATGCTTGGCGGGGTAGTGCAGATCTGGATGGCGGTGTTCTCTATACACAGTTCAGTCATTTCATTGATATACTACTATGGTTATTGGGGGATATGCAGGTGCTGGGTGGTTATAGAAGCAATGTGCAGCACCAAGGTTTGATTGCTTTTGAAGATCAGGGATTGGTGCAATTGCAAGCGCAATCCGGTGCAATAGGTTCGATGCAGTATTCCGTGAATGCAGTGCAAAGAAATGCAGAAGGTAGTTTAGCTATCTATGGAAGCAAAGGTATGGTGAAGATTGGCGGACAATATTTGAATACAATAGATTGGGCGGTGATTGATGGAGAAGAAGTTGATTACACTAATACAAACGCACCCAATCATCAATATGGCTTTTATGAAGGCTCTATGAGTCACCATGATCAGGTCTATGATGCAGTGCTTGCTGCTTGGCAGGGGAAACCCCTTTCTATACTCAGTAATGTTGATGCTGTTAAAACCGTTGCCTTGATTGAGCAAATTATGCAGCAAATCCCTTTACAGTAA
- a CDS encoding N-acetyltransferase, whose translation MSIQLKESGVKDVVTGENVTIVAPVNLYECTLGNEVFVGPFTEIQKGVTVGDRTRIQSHSFLCTGVHIGEDCFISHGVMFVNDTFANGGPAGEPSKWHSTYIGDKVSIGSNATILPVTICSNTVIGAGAVVTKDIKEPGVYAGNPARLIRHL comes from the coding sequence ATGTCCATACAATTAAAAGAATCCGGCGTGAAAGATGTAGTCACTGGTGAAAATGTTACTATCGTGGCACCGGTCAATTTGTACGAGTGTACACTAGGTAATGAAGTGTTTGTTGGTCCTTTTACAGAAATCCAGAAAGGCGTAACGGTGGGCGACAGAACCCGTATTCAATCGCATAGTTTTCTCTGTACGGGTGTTCATATTGGTGAGGATTGCTTTATCAGTCACGGAGTAATGTTTGTAAACGATACATTTGCAAACGGCGGACCAGCCGGTGAGCCTTCTAAATGGCATTCCACCTATATTGGCGATAAAGTATCCATTGGTTCCAACGCAACCATTCTGCCCGTCACCATTTGTAGCAATACAGTGATTGGTGCAGGCGCAGTAGTAACCAAGGATATCAAAGAACCGGGGGTGTATGCGGGTAATCCGGCAAGACTGATCCGACATCTCTGA